A portion of the Achromobacter sp. MFA1 R4 genome contains these proteins:
- a CDS encoding cation:proton antiporter, whose protein sequence is MDVGFLVFGLAGLLTLVCFMPPLAGRVKLPYSVLLAIVGCLLGIIIHVHGWAPAWIGDFLDSLESFEISSETFLMVFLPVLLFETALAMNVRRLMDDIGPILMMAIVAVVVCTVVVGVTLDAVSPYGLVVCLLLGAIVATTDPVAVVGIFREVGAPKRLTTLVEGESLFNDAASIALYSVLLAVLSGRGELSVSGIFNDFLVHFIGGGLAGFAMGRLACFLFAWLRGFPTAEITLTLTLAYLSFFISEHYLNVSGVVATVIAGLVVGSTGRTRMSPTTFEHLASAWEQFGFWANSLIFLFAAMLIPKLMAAADWQELVLVGVVFVVTLVARGIVVFGLLPLLGLTRLGTKVSNPYKVVMLWGGLRGAVSLALALAVTEQTGVPEEARQFIAVATTGFVLMTLFVNGISLRPLIRMLGLNQLSPVERTIRNQVMAVALEDLQGKTEEVAKAEHIGTEVRDRIRAVFDASLASVHDGRVSQMTDEQRVAVGLTIVAQREEEMFFDILKAQIVDWRMAETLLARAERLEDAIRLGGVEGFERAIVADVRYSTGFRLALRLHYVFGFQGWLARELGQRFANLMSKRSVAQRLIAFAREQITPLLGEAATQRIVSLHQRRLDLIENAMQALNLQYPSYAQWLQESYLGRVARELERIRYRDMLEQFLISGEVYADLTEQLKSRWAHIDKHPPLDIEMSAAELIKRVPLFEGLSPDSLRAISKLLKPRLALPDQRVLTKGRHGEEMCFVASGAVAVHLPDNTMIELGSGEFFGELGLLGEAQLTPDVTSLGYSKLLMLSSRDFHALLARDENLRDRIQVVAKQRLRAIEVWKQFSQASAAAAPAAAASAPSPAQAAEAAEAAGAASGPEGEDVQAARELRGESARDDDDGLGGSVMATPEPSPR, encoded by the coding sequence ATGGATGTTGGTTTTCTCGTATTTGGTCTTGCGGGCCTGCTCACGCTGGTCTGCTTCATGCCGCCCCTGGCCGGCCGCGTCAAGCTGCCCTATTCCGTGCTGCTCGCGATCGTTGGCTGTCTGCTTGGCATCATCATTCACGTTCATGGCTGGGCGCCCGCCTGGATCGGCGACTTCCTCGATTCGCTGGAAAGCTTCGAGATCTCGTCCGAGACCTTCCTGATGGTATTTCTGCCCGTGCTGCTCTTCGAGACCGCGCTGGCGATGAACGTGCGTCGATTGATGGACGACATCGGTCCCATCTTGATGATGGCCATCGTGGCGGTGGTCGTCTGCACGGTGGTGGTCGGCGTGACGCTCGATGCGGTCTCGCCCTACGGGCTGGTGGTGTGCCTGCTGCTGGGCGCCATCGTGGCGACGACGGACCCGGTGGCCGTGGTCGGCATTTTCCGCGAAGTGGGCGCGCCCAAGCGGCTGACCACCCTGGTCGAGGGCGAAAGCCTCTTCAACGACGCGGCCTCCATCGCGCTGTACTCCGTGCTGCTGGCCGTACTGAGCGGCAGGGGCGAGTTGTCCGTCAGCGGCATCTTCAACGACTTCCTCGTGCACTTCATCGGCGGCGGGCTGGCGGGGTTTGCCATGGGGCGGCTGGCCTGCTTCCTGTTCGCCTGGTTGCGCGGTTTTCCCACGGCCGAGATCACGCTGACCCTGACGCTGGCCTACCTGTCCTTCTTCATCTCCGAGCATTACCTGAACGTCTCGGGCGTGGTCGCCACGGTGATCGCGGGGCTGGTGGTGGGATCGACCGGCCGCACGCGCATGTCGCCCACGACCTTCGAACATCTGGCCAGCGCCTGGGAGCAGTTCGGCTTCTGGGCCAATTCGCTCATTTTCCTGTTTGCCGCCATGCTGATTCCCAAGCTCATGGCGGCCGCCGATTGGCAGGAACTGGTGCTGGTCGGCGTGGTGTTCGTCGTGACCCTGGTCGCGCGCGGCATCGTGGTGTTCGGCTTGCTGCCGCTGCTGGGCCTGACCCGGCTGGGCACCAAGGTCAGCAATCCCTACAAGGTCGTGATGCTGTGGGGCGGCTTGCGCGGCGCCGTGTCGCTGGCGCTGGCGCTGGCGGTGACCGAGCAGACGGGCGTGCCCGAAGAGGCGCGCCAGTTCATCGCTGTCGCCACCACCGGGTTCGTCCTGATGACCCTGTTCGTCAACGGCATCAGCCTGCGGCCGCTCATCCGCATGCTGGGGTTGAACCAGCTATCGCCCGTGGAGCGGACCATCCGCAACCAGGTGATGGCCGTGGCGCTGGAGGACCTGCAGGGCAAGACCGAAGAAGTCGCCAAGGCCGAGCACATCGGCACCGAGGTCCGCGACCGCATCCGCGCCGTGTTCGACGCCAGCCTGGCCAGCGTGCACGATGGCCGGGTCAGCCAGATGACCGACGAGCAGCGCGTGGCGGTGGGCCTGACCATCGTCGCCCAGCGCGAAGAAGAAATGTTCTTCGACATTCTCAAGGCCCAGATCGTGGACTGGCGCATGGCCGAAACATTGCTGGCCCGCGCGGAGCGCCTGGAAGACGCCATCCGGCTGGGCGGCGTGGAGGGCTTCGAGCGTGCCATCGTGGCCGACGTGCGCTATTCGACGGGATTCAGGCTGGCGCTGCGGCTGCACTATGTCTTCGGCTTCCAGGGCTGGCTGGCGCGCGAACTCGGCCAGCGCTTTGCCAACCTGATGAGCAAGCGGTCGGTCGCGCAGCGCCTGATCGCCTTTGCCCGCGAGCAGATCACGCCATTGCTGGGCGAAGCGGCCACGCAGCGCATCGTGTCGTTGCACCAGCGCCGCCTGGACCTGATCGAGAACGCCATGCAGGCCCTGAACCTGCAGTATCCGTCGTACGCCCAGTGGCTGCAGGAAAGCTACCTGGGCCGCGTGGCCCGCGAACTCGAGCGCATCCGCTATCGCGACATGCTTGAGCAGTTTCTGATCAGCGGCGAAGTCTATGCGGACCTGACCGAGCAATTGAAGAGCCGCTGGGCGCACATCGACAAGCATCCGCCGCTGGACATCGAAATGAGCGCGGCCGAACTCATCAAGCGCGTGCCGCTCTTCGAAGGGCTGTCGCCCGATTCCCTGCGCGCCATCAGCAAGCTGCTCAAGCCGCGCCTTGCCCTGCCCGACCAGCGGGTGCTGACCAAGGGCCGGCACGGCGAGGAAATGTGTTTCGTGGCGTCGGGCGCCGTGGCGGTCCACCTGCCCGACAACACCATGATCGAGCTGGGCAGCGGGGAGTTCTTCGGCGAGCTGGGCCTGCTGGGCGAAGCGCAGCTCACGCCGGACGTGACGTCGCTGGGCTACAGCAAGCTGCTGATGCTGTCTTCGCGCGACTTCCACGCGCTGCTCGCCCGCGACGAAAACCTGCGTGATCGCATCCAGGTCGTGGCCAAGCAGCGGTTGCGCGCCATCGAGGTCTGGAAGCAGTTTTCGCAGGCATCCGCGGCGGCGGCTCCCGCGGCCGCGGCTTCGGCCCCCAGTCCGGCGCAGGCGGCCGAAGCCGCGGAAGCGGCCGGCGCCGCCAGTGGGCCCGAAGGCGAGGATGTCCAGGCGGCCCGCGAACTGCGCGGCGAATCCGCGCGCGACGACGACGATGGGTTGGGCGGATCGGTGATGGCGACGCCGGAACCGTCGCCGCGATAG
- a CDS encoding phosphodiesterase, producing the protein MARIHTLTRRHDAPAMLVQLTDSHLFGEPDTSMLGVDTDASLRAVLRQIEADGKHPDLLLATGDLSQDGEAASYRRFARILSESGALERATIRCLPGNHDQPSVLRQELSEWSMPVTDVGAWRVIALDTTVPGSNAGHLPPSELDMLEAALAQAPDRHTLVAMHHNPMQIDSHWHDSMMIDNPQALFKLLARWPQVRVLLWGHVHHEFDRRRHNLRMLATPSTCFQFSIRDGKHIVDNMAPGYRWIKLYQDGSMATGVRRVQDALWHTALAAPENARAA; encoded by the coding sequence GTGGCTCGCATCCATACCCTGACCCGGCGCCATGACGCGCCCGCGATGCTCGTCCAATTGACCGATAGCCATCTGTTCGGCGAGCCCGACACTTCGATGCTGGGCGTCGATACCGACGCCAGCCTGCGCGCGGTCCTGCGCCAGATCGAGGCCGACGGCAAGCATCCCGACCTGTTGCTTGCCACGGGCGACCTGTCGCAGGACGGCGAAGCCGCGAGCTACCGGCGCTTTGCGCGCATCCTGTCCGAATCCGGCGCGCTGGAGCGCGCCACCATCCGCTGCCTGCCCGGCAATCACGATCAGCCGTCAGTGCTGCGACAGGAGCTCTCCGAATGGTCGATGCCCGTGACCGACGTGGGCGCGTGGCGCGTCATTGCGCTGGACACCACGGTGCCCGGCTCGAACGCGGGGCACCTGCCGCCCAGTGAACTCGATATGCTGGAGGCCGCGCTGGCCCAGGCGCCCGATCGCCACACGCTGGTGGCCATGCACCACAACCCGATGCAGATCGACAGCCATTGGCACGACTCGATGATGATCGACAACCCGCAGGCGCTCTTCAAGCTGCTGGCCCGCTGGCCGCAGGTGCGGGTGCTGCTGTGGGGGCATGTGCATCATGAGTTCGACCGCCGCCGGCACAACCTGCGCATGCTGGCCACGCCGTCGACCTGCTTCCAGTTCAGCATCCGCGACGGCAAGCACATCGTGGACAACATGGCGCCGGGCTACCGGTGGATCAAGCTCTATCAGGACGGTTCGATGGCCACGGGCGTGCGCCGCGTGCAGGACGCGCTGTGGCACACGGCGCTGGCGGCGCCGGAGAACGCCCGCGCGGCGTAA
- the rpoH gene encoding RNA polymerase sigma factor RpoH: MKQPSTSLTASGNALALAIANPGALGTIDAYISAVNRLPVLSAERETELGRRLRDQEDLGAARELILSHLRLVVSVARQYLGYGLPHADLIQEGNVGLMKAVKRFDPERGVRLVSFAVHWIKAEIHEYIIRNWRLVKVATTKAQRKLFFNLRSMRPDGQTLDPEQVDHIARELNVRHEDVSEMEVRMSGRDMSLENQDDDDDSYAPIAYLSDEGRQEPTRVLERAARDRLQSAGLTGALDALDARSRRIVEARWLQDDGGATLHELAQEFGVSAERIRQIEAAALKKMRGNLAA, encoded by the coding sequence ATGAAGCAACCCAGTACCTCGTTGACCGCTTCCGGCAACGCTCTGGCGTTGGCCATTGCCAATCCGGGCGCTCTGGGCACGATCGACGCGTACATTTCCGCGGTCAACCGCCTGCCGGTGCTGTCCGCGGAGCGTGAAACGGAGCTTGGCCGCCGCCTGCGCGACCAAGAAGACCTGGGCGCCGCCCGCGAGCTGATCCTGTCGCACCTGCGCCTCGTCGTCTCGGTGGCCCGGCAATACCTGGGTTATGGCCTGCCCCACGCCGACCTCATCCAGGAAGGCAACGTCGGCCTGATGAAGGCCGTCAAGCGCTTCGACCCCGAGCGCGGCGTGCGCCTGGTGTCCTTCGCCGTCCACTGGATCAAGGCCGAGATCCACGAGTACATCATCCGCAACTGGCGGTTGGTCAAGGTGGCGACCACCAAGGCCCAGCGCAAGCTGTTCTTCAACCTGCGCAGCATGCGTCCCGACGGCCAGACCCTGGATCCGGAACAGGTCGACCATATCGCCCGCGAGTTGAACGTGCGCCACGAAGACGTGAGCGAGATGGAAGTCCGCATGTCCGGCCGCGATATGTCGCTGGAAAACCAGGACGATGACGATGACAGCTACGCGCCCATCGCCTATCTGTCCGATGAAGGCCGCCAGGAACCCACGCGTGTGCTGGAACGCGCCGCGCGCGACCGCCTGCAAAGCGCGGGCCTGACCGGCGCGCTCGATGCGCTGGATGCCCGCTCGCGCCGGATCGTCGAGGCCCGCTGGCTGCAGGATGATGGCGGCGCGACGCTGCACGAGCTAGCGCAGGAATTCGGCGTCTCGGCGGAACGCATCCGCCAGATTGAAGCCGCCGCGCTCAAGAAGATGCGCGGCAACCTCGCCGCCTGA
- the fghA gene encoding S-formylglutathione hydrolase, protein MAVSLELISQHRCFGGTQRYYRHDSTEIGLPMRFSVYLPPQAENGPVPVLFYLAGLTCTEETFMIKAGAQRLAAELGVMLVAPDTSPRGAGVPGEDESWDLGTGAGFYVDATTPAWREHYRMDSYVTRELHGIVTGGTLPGDASRTGIFGHSMGGHGALVLALRNPDKFKSVSAFAPIAAPSQCPWGKKAFGAYLGADVQDWAAYDASALMRGSKQPFPGGILIDQGDADQFLAEQLYPEVFEAACAAAGQPLTLRRQSGYDHGYYFISTFIEDHIRFHVERLGKPAA, encoded by the coding sequence ATGGCCGTGTCCCTGGAACTCATCTCGCAGCATCGGTGCTTCGGCGGCACGCAGCGCTATTACCGCCACGATTCCACGGAAATCGGCCTGCCCATGCGGTTTTCGGTCTACCTGCCGCCCCAGGCCGAGAACGGGCCGGTCCCGGTGCTGTTCTACCTGGCGGGCCTGACCTGCACCGAAGAGACCTTCATGATCAAGGCGGGCGCCCAGCGCCTGGCCGCCGAGCTTGGCGTCATGCTGGTCGCGCCCGACACCAGCCCGCGCGGCGCGGGGGTGCCCGGCGAAGACGAAAGCTGGGACCTGGGCACGGGCGCCGGTTTCTACGTGGACGCCACCACGCCGGCGTGGCGCGAGCACTACCGCATGGACAGCTACGTGACCCGCGAACTGCACGGCATCGTCACGGGCGGCACGCTGCCGGGCGACGCGTCGCGCACCGGCATCTTCGGCCACTCCATGGGCGGCCATGGCGCCCTCGTCCTGGCGCTGCGCAACCCGGACAAGTTCAAGTCCGTCTCCGCCTTCGCGCCGATCGCGGCGCCCAGCCAGTGCCCGTGGGGCAAGAAGGCGTTCGGCGCATACCTGGGCGCCGACGTCCAGGACTGGGCGGCCTATGACGCGTCGGCCCTGATGCGCGGATCGAAGCAGCCGTTCCCCGGCGGCATCCTGATCGACCAGGGCGACGCCGATCAATTCCTGGCCGAGCAGTTGTATCCCGAGGTGTTCGAGGCAGCCTGCGCCGCCGCCGGCCAGCCGCTCACACTGCGTCGCCAGTCCGGCTATGACCATGGCTATTACTTCATCTCGACGTTCATCGAGGATCACATCCGGTTTCACGTCGAGCGGCTTGGAAAACCGGCCGCCTGA
- a CDS encoding glutamate synthase-related protein, translating into MPQITPTESCPTPKATPIDATRIGLPSAQGLYNPKNEHDACGVGFVAHIKGKKSHAIIQQGLKILENLDHRGAVGADKLMGDGAGILIQIPDTLYRDELSQQGIILPPPGEYGVAMVFLPKETASRLACEQELERSVRAEGQVVLGWRDVPVDVDMPMSPTVRDCEPVIRQLFIGRGADVMVPDALERKLYVIRKTASHAIQNMHLAHGKEYFVPSASVRTVVYKGLLLADQVGRYYRDLADTRTVSALALVHQRFSTNTFPAWPLAHPYRMIAHNGEINTVKGNFNWLRAREGMMQSAVLGEDLKKLYPIVYEGQSDTATFDNCLELLVNSGYSLAHAMMMMIPEAWEQHTQMDESRRAFYEYHAAMMEPWDGPAAVAFTDGRQIGATLDRNGLRPARYLVTDDDMVILASEAGTLSIPENRIVKKWRLQPGKMFLIDLEQGRIIDDAEIKLQLANSRPYRQWIERLQIKLESLPAPRQVAVATQSAVSLLDRQQAFGWTQEDYKFILEPMASSGEEVIGSMGNDAPLAVLSDRAKPFYNYFRQLFAQVTNPPIDPIREQLVMSLVSFIGPKPNLLDINNVNPPLRLEVSQPVLDFAAMAQIRDIDQVTGKKFRSFELDITYPAAWGPEGIEARVAALCARAVDAVRSGYNILIVSDRLVDSERVAIPALLATSAVHQHLIRAGLRTNTGLVVETGSAREVHHFALLGGYGAEAIHPYLALESLGKMNDPEKAVKNYIKAIGKGLNKVMSKMGISTYMSYTGAQIFEAVGLQSALVNKYFTGTASNIEGIGIFQVAEEALRQHRAAFSADPVLANDLDAGGEYAYRVRGEEHMWTPDSIAKLQHASRANNYRTYKEYAQIINDQSRRHMTLRGLFEFRFEPSRAIPLDDVEPAKEIVKRFATGAMSLGSISTEAHSVLAIAMNRIGGKSNTGEGGEDELRYRAEMREGKSTIKDGDTLASVLGSDRIEADVALKKGDSLRSKIKQVASGRFGVTAEYLSSADQIQIKMAQGAKPGEGGQLPGHKVSEYIAKLRYSVPGVGLISPPPHHDIYSIEDLAQLIHDLKNVNSKASISVKLVSEVGVGTVAAGVAKAKADHVVIAGHDGGTGASPVSSIKHVGTPWELGLAETQQTLVLNRLRSRIRVQADGQMKTGRDVVIGALLGADEFGFATAPLVVEGCIMMRKCHLNTCPVGVATQDPVLRKKFQGKPEHVVNFFFFIAEEVREIMAQLGIRKFDDLIGRADLLDMRSGVEHWKAQGLDFTRVFHQTQSDAEVHQTEEQDHGLAGALDHLLIERSKPALERGEKVSFIVPVRNRNRTIGAMLSGAVAARYGHDGLPDDTIHIQCNGTAGQSFGAFLAHGITMDLVGEGNDYVGKGLSGGRIIVRSPNDFRGFGPDHIIAGNTVLYGALAGEAFFNGVAGERFAVRNSGAATVVEGTGDHGCEYMTGGTVVVLGATGRNFAAGMSGGVAYVWDPDRTLKHRVNLSMVELESVVPHAEQQSQNNIDIWHSAQRGGERETDETILRRLVEDHFRYTGSYRAREILGDWEASRGKFVKIMPTDYRRALGEMWRAANPQQLAA; encoded by the coding sequence ATGCCCCAAATTACCCCGACCGAATCCTGTCCCACCCCCAAGGCGACCCCCATCGATGCCACGCGCATCGGCCTGCCTTCGGCCCAGGGCCTGTACAACCCCAAGAACGAACATGATGCCTGCGGCGTCGGCTTTGTGGCCCACATCAAGGGCAAGAAAAGCCACGCGATCATCCAGCAGGGCCTGAAGATCCTGGAAAACCTGGACCACCGCGGCGCGGTCGGCGCGGACAAGCTCATGGGCGACGGCGCGGGCATCCTGATCCAGATCCCCGACACGCTCTACCGCGACGAACTGAGCCAGCAAGGCATCATCCTGCCCCCGCCCGGCGAGTACGGCGTTGCCATGGTGTTCCTGCCCAAGGAAACCGCCTCGCGCCTGGCCTGTGAGCAGGAACTCGAGCGCTCCGTGCGCGCCGAAGGCCAGGTCGTCCTGGGTTGGCGCGACGTGCCGGTGGACGTCGACATGCCCATGTCGCCCACCGTGCGCGACTGCGAACCCGTGATCCGCCAGCTTTTCATCGGCCGCGGCGCCGACGTGATGGTGCCCGACGCGCTGGAACGCAAGCTGTACGTCATCCGCAAGACCGCCAGCCACGCCATCCAGAACATGCACCTGGCGCACGGCAAGGAATACTTCGTGCCCTCGGCCTCGGTGCGCACCGTGGTCTACAAGGGCCTGCTGCTGGCCGACCAGGTCGGCCGCTACTACCGCGACCTGGCCGATACCCGCACGGTGTCCGCCCTGGCGCTGGTCCACCAGCGTTTCTCGACCAACACGTTCCCCGCCTGGCCGCTCGCCCACCCGTACCGCATGATCGCCCACAACGGCGAAATCAACACGGTCAAGGGCAACTTCAACTGGCTGCGCGCCCGCGAAGGCATGATGCAGTCGGCCGTGCTGGGCGAGGACCTGAAGAAGCTGTATCCCATCGTCTATGAAGGCCAGTCGGACACCGCCACGTTCGACAACTGCCTGGAACTGCTGGTGAATTCGGGCTATTCGCTGGCCCACGCCATGATGATGATGATCCCGGAAGCCTGGGAACAGCACACGCAGATGGACGAAAGCCGCCGCGCGTTCTACGAATATCACGCCGCCATGATGGAGCCGTGGGACGGCCCGGCCGCGGTCGCGTTCACCGACGGCCGCCAGATCGGCGCCACGCTGGACCGCAACGGCCTGCGTCCCGCCCGCTACCTGGTCACCGATGACGACATGGTCATCCTGGCCTCCGAAGCCGGCACGCTGTCGATCCCCGAGAATCGCATCGTCAAGAAGTGGCGCCTGCAGCCGGGCAAGATGTTCCTGATCGACCTGGAACAGGGCCGCATCATCGACGACGCCGAGATCAAGCTGCAACTGGCCAACAGCCGCCCGTACCGTCAGTGGATCGAGCGCCTGCAGATCAAGCTGGAATCGCTGCCCGCCCCGCGCCAGGTGGCCGTGGCGACGCAATCGGCCGTGTCGCTGCTGGACCGCCAGCAGGCCTTCGGCTGGACCCAGGAAGACTACAAGTTCATCCTGGAGCCCATGGCGTCCAGCGGTGAAGAAGTCATCGGCTCGATGGGCAACGACGCGCCGCTGGCCGTGCTGTCGGACCGCGCCAAGCCGTTCTACAACTACTTCCGCCAGTTGTTCGCGCAGGTCACGAACCCGCCCATCGACCCCATCCGCGAACAGCTGGTGATGTCGCTGGTGTCCTTCATCGGCCCCAAGCCGAACCTGCTGGACATCAACAACGTCAACCCGCCGCTGCGCCTGGAAGTCTCCCAGCCGGTGCTGGATTTCGCCGCGATGGCGCAGATCCGCGACATCGACCAGGTCACGGGCAAGAAATTCCGCAGCTTCGAACTGGACATCACGTATCCCGCCGCCTGGGGTCCCGAGGGCATCGAAGCCCGCGTGGCGGCCCTGTGCGCGCGCGCCGTCGATGCGGTGCGCAGCGGCTACAACATCCTGATCGTGTCGGACCGCTTGGTCGACAGCGAGCGCGTGGCCATCCCCGCGCTGCTGGCCACCTCGGCCGTGCACCAGCACCTGATCCGCGCCGGCCTGCGCACCAATACCGGCCTGGTCGTGGAAACCGGCTCGGCCCGCGAAGTGCACCACTTCGCGCTGCTGGGCGGCTACGGCGCCGAAGCCATTCACCCCTACCTGGCGCTCGAATCGCTGGGCAAGATGAATGACCCCGAAAAGGCCGTGAAGAACTACATCAAGGCGATCGGCAAGGGCCTGAACAAGGTCATGTCCAAGATGGGCATTTCCACGTACATGTCCTACACCGGCGCGCAGATCTTCGAAGCCGTGGGCCTGCAGAGCGCCCTGGTGAACAAGTACTTCACCGGCACCGCGTCCAACATCGAAGGCATCGGCATCTTCCAGGTGGCCGAAGAAGCGCTGCGCCAGCATCGCGCCGCGTTCAGCGCCGACCCGGTGCTGGCCAACGACCTGGACGCCGGCGGCGAATACGCCTACCGCGTCCGCGGCGAAGAGCACATGTGGACGCCGGACTCGATCGCCAAGCTGCAGCATGCTTCGCGCGCCAACAACTACCGCACGTACAAGGAGTACGCGCAGATCATCAACGACCAGAGCCGCCGCCACATGACGCTGCGCGGCCTGTTCGAATTCCGCTTCGAGCCGTCGCGCGCCATTCCGCTGGACGACGTCGAGCCCGCCAAGGAAATCGTCAAGCGCTTTGCCACCGGCGCCATGTCGCTGGGGTCGATCTCGACCGAAGCCCACTCGGTGCTGGCCATCGCCATGAACCGCATCGGCGGCAAGTCCAACACGGGCGAAGGCGGCGAAGACGAACTGCGCTACCGCGCCGAAATGCGCGAAGGCAAGAGCACCATCAAGGACGGCGACACGCTGGCCTCGGTGCTGGGTTCGGACCGCATCGAAGCCGACGTCGCGCTCAAGAAGGGCGACTCGCTGCGCTCGAAGATCAAGCAGGTGGCGTCGGGCCGTTTCGGCGTGACCGCCGAATACCTGTCGTCCGCCGACCAGATCCAGATCAAGATGGCGCAGGGCGCCAAGCCCGGCGAAGGCGGCCAGCTGCCCGGCCACAAGGTGTCGGAATACATCGCCAAGCTGCGCTATTCGGTGCCGGGCGTGGGCCTGATCTCGCCCCCGCCGCACCACGACATCTACTCGATCGAAGACCTGGCGCAGCTCATCCACGACCTGAAGAACGTCAATTCCAAGGCCTCGATCTCGGTCAAGCTGGTATCCGAAGTGGGCGTGGGCACGGTGGCCGCGGGCGTGGCCAAGGCCAAGGCCGACCACGTCGTGATCGCCGGCCATGACGGCGGCACGGGCGCCTCGCCGGTGTCGTCCATCAAGCACGTGGGCACGCCCTGGGAACTGGGCCTGGCCGAAACGCAGCAGACCCTGGTGCTGAACCGCCTGCGCAGCCGCATCCGCGTGCAGGCCGACGGCCAGATGAAGACCGGCCGCGACGTCGTCATCGGCGCGCTGCTGGGCGCCGACGAATTCGGCTTCGCGACGGCTCCGCTGGTCGTCGAAGGCTGCATCATGATGCGCAAGTGCCACCTGAACACCTGCCCGGTGGGCGTGGCCACGCAAGACCCCGTCCTGCGCAAGAAATTCCAGGGCAAGCCCGAACACGTCGTGAACTTCTTCTTCTTCATCGCCGAGGAAGTGCGCGAAATCATGGCCCAGCTGGGCATCCGCAAGTTCGACGACCTGATCGGCCGCGCCGACCTGCTCGACATGCGCTCGGGCGTCGAACACTGGAAGGCGCAGGGCCTGGACTTCACCCGCGTGTTCCACCAGACGCAGTCGGACGCCGAAGTGCACCAGACCGAAGAGCAGGACCACGGCCTGGCGGGCGCGCTGGACCACCTGCTGATCGAGCGCAGCAAGCCCGCGCTGGAACGCGGCGAGAAGGTGTCGTTCATCGTGCCGGTGCGCAACCGCAACCGCACCATCGGCGCCATGCTGTCCGGCGCCGTGGCCGCGCGCTACGGTCACGACGGCCTGCCCGACGACACCATCCACATCCAGTGCAACGGCACCGCCGGCCAGAGCTTCGGCGCGTTCCTCGCGCACGGCATCACCATGGACCTGGTGGGCGAAGGCAACGACTACGTCGGCAAGGGCCTGTCGGGCGGCCGCATCATCGTGCGCTCGCCCAACGACTTCCGCGGTTTCGGCCCCGACCACATCATCGCCGGCAATACCGTGCTGTACGGCGCGCTGGCGGGTGAAGCGTTCTTCAACGGCGTGGCCGGCGAACGCTTCGCGGTGCGCAACTCGGGCGCGGCGACCGTGGTCGAAGGCACGGGCGACCACGGCTGCGAATACATGACCGGCGGCACCGTCGTCGTGCTGGGCGCCACGGGCCGCAACTTCGCGGCGGGCATGTCCGGCGGCGTGGCCTACGTCTGGGATCCGGACCGCACGCTCAAGCATCGCGTGAACCTGTCCATGGTGGAACTGGAATCCGTGGTGCCGCATGCCGAACAGCAGTCGCAGAACAACATCGACATCTGGCACAGCGCACAGCGCGGCGGCGAGCGCGAGACGGACGAGACGATCCTGCGCCGCCTGGTGGAAGACCACTTCCGCTACACCGGCAGCTACCGCGCCCGCGAAATCCTGGGCGACTGGGAAGCCTCGCGCGGCAAATTCGTGAAGATCATGCCGACGGACTACCGCCGTGCATTGGGTGAAATGTGGCGTGCAGCCAACCCGCAACAACTGGCTGCGTGA